From Bradyrhizobium erythrophlei:
GACGAGGTCCTTGTGCAGCTCGCCATGAATGGCCTTGCGCAAAGCAGGCGAATAATCCGCCCTCATCATGCCGAGCGCGCGGGGCGACGCCACCATGGTCAGCCCGGTGGTTTCGCGAGGTTGAGCCGTCCCGCCAGCGTCTTGAGAAATGCGCGTTCGGATTCCTCATGCCAGTCGGTCTGCTCGATCGAACTCCGCGCCCCGCCCATCGATTGGTGCACGCTGCCGGGCGGAGAGCTTCCCTGCGCCGAGGTCGGCTGGTCCGGGTGTTCGTGCACTTCCCTGGTGTGCAGGTTGGGAAACATGCGGTCGCCGATATTTTCCAGGATAAGCGCCTTGCGGCCATCGCAGACCAGGATCCAGTCACCGGTGCCGATTTTTATTTTTTCCATCAAGGAGCTCCACAGAAAGTAAGTCTTGTGCGTCAGAATGGTTCAAAGGTGCTCTTCGAAATCCTCGAAGGATTTGCCGAACTGCGATAGCGCCTCTTCGAGATAGTCCGCGAGCATCGGCGTCCCGATCAGATAGGAGGCCGTCCGGTTGTTATGGACGCGCGAGGCCTCGCTGCGAAGATCGCGCCAATTGTCGAGATCGCCGTCGCCGCGGCCGAGCCACATCAGCGCGACGAGGTCGATCTGTTCGTCGACATTCAGCCCTCGAATGAAGGTGGAAAGCTCGGAGCGGTCGGTCTTCTTGCTGTGGTCCTCGAGCCCAAAGACGGCATCGTCGTCGCCGAGGCCGGAGGCCAGGTCCGACTCGGTGGCCTTGTCGTCGGTTTGACGCGCCTTGGCGACGATGAAAAACGCCTTTTCCGGCGAGATCGACAGGTTCGGAACTTTTCGCATGCCATACACCTCCTGAGAGCAGGCGTAAGTCTTCTTCCCGACCGCAGGGATCACCTAACGAAGTCCAGACTAGGAGTTCCCGGCAGGGGGCACCTTGCGCAAGATCAAGGCAAGGCCGGTCGATCCATCCCTGACCGGACGCGGATTCTCCCGATCTGCCCGCCCCGATTTTGCCGTGAGCGGTACTATGATGGCCCGCACGGTTCAATCACGAGAACGGCTCATATGATGCGCACAGCATTCTCCGCCCTGTTCGCGGCAGGCCTGGCCACGGCGCTGCTGACGGTATCGACCTGGTCAGCCGGTGCGCGTGGCCACGGATTCGGCGGTCACGGATCTGGGCATGGGCTCGGCGGTCACGCCGCCATGCACGGTGCCCAATTCGCCGGCGACCGCCGCCACGGCAACGACACCTATGTTAATGCGACCTCCGAGGAGCGTGACCGGCTCCTGGACAAGGAGATCAAGAGCATCTGCCGCGGCTGCTGAGGATTGGCAAACATCCCGCGGCATCAGCCACGGCCGCCGATCGACTCACCAGGTGCTGTTGCCGAACAGGCTGAATTGCGGCTGCTGCGCCACCAGCATCACCGGCGGGGCCATATGCCGCCTGGCGATCGTGCGTTTTCGCGGCACCGGCTTTCCCGGCTTCTTCGGCTCGGTCAGCTGGGCTTGCTTTTGCTGGGGCGGCTGCAACTGGGCGAAGGAGTTGCGTGCCTGGGCCGAAGCTTCTCCGGCCGCCGCGGGGACCGGGGCGCTGGCGAGCGTATTCGCGCCTGCCGCCGCTGGCACGATGGTCGCGCGGTTGGTGTCGAAGACAACGCGCTCAGGCCATTTGCGATCGGAGTGAATGCGGATCACCGGCAGCTCGGAATCCGCCCTCACCTCATCGGGCATTTTCGGAAAAAACGCACTGGTTACGAACAACAGCACGAGCAACGCGCCGCCCACAAAGACAAAATAACGCAATAAAGGCATTTCCCGACGCCGCTCCATCCGCGCGAACACACGGATCAAGCCGTTAACTGGGGATGGTGCGATTGGTTCCTAGGGCGGCATCGGCAAGATAACGAGGAAGTTACCGCTTCGTTACCGCGGTTATTCCGACATCAATCAAATGTGTCGCGCCGCAACCGGCGAGCATTTGGCCTTGCTGGCGTTGACGTTGACGAAACCGACATGCATGCGCGCAAAGGTTTTCCGGCTTCGCATGTTGAGAGTGTCGTGGATCACGCGCGAGCGGTCGGTCAAATGGCTCCCATCGCTGCGGCTGAAGGCGCAGGAGATCGCGATGTCCTTGACCGCGTAGTCGTTGGAGTTGCGCAGCGTAAACGTGACCAGGGCGTTCGACCCCAGCCCGCCCCTTCGCCAGTATTGCGACGAGATCTTCAGCCCGTCGACGGGCGCGGTTTCCTCCGGCACGATCGCCTCGCCCTCCGCCGTCGGTGGATTGAACGCGACCACGGGGGCCGCGGCGGGCGCGGGCGCGACGGCGGCCGCCAGCCGCACCGGTTCGCTCTCGGCAGGTTTGCCGGCATCCAAGGACAGCAGCGTCCAGGCGCCGAGACCCGCGATCAGCGCCGCCGGCAACCAGACAAACCGTGACCTCAGATATCTGACCGTTGATTTCTCCGGCGAACCCGACGGGTGGTCGTCGCTGAGCCCGGCCAATCCGATGCGGGAAAGCTCTACGCCCATCGTCATGCCACCGATAGGCGGCGAAACAGGCATTGCTTGCTGCGCCGCACCGTAAAAAAGCCGCGCGGGCGTTACACCGCACGGCTCCAAACACGACTGCCGATTGCGCGGTTCCGCCGCTTCCTCATTAATTGATGAGGCCGGCAATGGTTCCACCCAAACCGGACAATATTGGGACATGATCTCGCCCGGGTCTGGCCGAGGGATGGCCACGGGTAAACACGGCGGCTAAAACTGTCCCACGCCGCGATGAGGCGGCATGGCGTCAGGCGACGCCCAAGAAGCCAACGGGAGATCGAAATGCCGATAGTCACCTGGGATCACGTCCACCTGCGCAGTCCGGATCCGGAGGCGACCGCGGCCTGGCTCGAAGACGTGCTCGGCGGCGTCATCATCCGCGGCCCCGGCCGAATCGACGTCAAGCTCGGCGGTGCCAACCTGTTCATCGCGCCGGTGACCGCCGGCGACGGCGTCAACACGCCGCCGGTGACACCCTATCAGGGGCTCGACCATTTCGGGCTGACGGTAAAGGACATCGACGCGGTCGCCGCCGAGATCAAGGCCAAGGGGGTCGAGTTCACCAAGGAGCCGACGACGATCCGGCCCGGGGTCCGCATCTGCTTCATCCGCGGGCCGCAGGGCATCTCGATCGAGCTTTTGGAGCGCGACAAGAAATACGCGTGAGGTTCACTGCTTCCAATCGCTAGCCAGAGCACTGCAACGGTTTGGCCGAAGCAGATGCAGCGGGGGCCGGATCGGACAGCGCCTTAAGCGCCGCGGCCTGATCGACGATGCCGATGTCGGGACCGGTGTCCGGACGCTGCAGCGTTCCCCTGATGGCTTCCATCAACCTGGCAGGCTCTTTGATGCCGGAGCCCGAGGCAATATTGGCAATCGCCGCCGCCGCCGTGGCGGCGGCGAAGGGACTGCCGTAGGTGGTTTGCCACGTCCCGTCGGAGGTCAGCCTGGGAATGCGCATGCCCGGCGCCCAGATCGCCCCGGGATAACTCGCGATCGAATCGTCCGATGACAGCAGCCCGGCCTTGAACCTGCCATCGACATCAACGTTGGCGACGAACCCGGCAGGGATCGCGCTGACGTCCTCCTTGATGATCTTGCATTGATTGAGCCTGGAGGGCGCGGGCGACACGATCAACGCTTGCGACGCAAATTTCTTCGCTGTCGCAACCCGCATTTTCCAGGCATTTCCAAAAGCGAGATACGCTACCAACACGATATCCGCTTTTGCTTTGACGGCGGCGTCGACGGCCTGCGTTATTTCAGCTTCGTTGACCGTGAGGGCGAGCCCGCGGGAATGACTTTTGGGTCCCAAGGGGACGAACATCAGTTTCGCCGTGGGCGCCAATGTCGTCACGATCAGCCCGAGCGTATCCGCATAATTATCCAGACCATATTTTCCCGGAAACCAATCTCCGATCGATTTGAATTTGTAGCCGATGTTCTCACGCTGCGGGATTCCGCCGACAATGGCGATCGTGATCTCCTGTTTCGCTGCGATCGTGCCGACCTTCATGAGATCGCGATGCTTGGCAAAGGCATCTGCGAAAACCGTCTCCGCGGATGTTCCGGCATTGAGGAGTTCGACAGAAGACAGCGCATTACTCGAAATGACACGCTCGCGCTGTACCACGAGCGAATTGTATTTATTGAGAAACTTTCTCGCCAATTGGCCGGAATCATCCTCATCGGCGTCTCCGTCCTGGGTGTGCTGGGCGGCCGCCGACCGGCTGCGGTCGCGCTCCTCTCGTGCTTGGTCCAAAAACACCCTGGTCCGGTCCAGATAAGCGAGTGCGCGGTCGACATTTCCGGCCTTCATCGCGACTTCGGCCCCAAACGTCAAAAGCGACTCAACGTCAGGCGCTTTATCTATCAACGTTGCGATGTTCGCGTCGTGCGCCGTGTAATCCGCCCTCTTCGCCTGTGATCGCAAACGCGTGGCATCCAGGATAGTACGGTGTAGCAGCCGGACGTCACTCCAGTTCAGCGCCACGAAATCCGGTTGCTGGGCGATCAGGCGATCGCGAAGCTTGGAATAGGCGACCGCCGCGACGATCTCCTCGCTGCCCTTTACCTTGGCATAGATATGGGACCTCCCGTCCGGAGTGAGAGCCCCCGAAACCAGCGCGTCGCCGTCCGACTGTTCAGCGATGGTGATTTGCAGCGCGCGGCGCATCGCCAACCAGTTGACGATCCCGTTCAGGATTCCGCCGACGTCAACACCCTGAAATTTCAGATCCAGATCCAGCTTCTGATAGACATTCAGCGACTTGGACTCCGAAGTATCTTGGTCCGGAGCTTGGGTATCGGGATCGGCGACCGAATCCTGCCCCAGGATGTCGTCGAGCACGCTCGCGTGCTGAAACAATTCCGCCACTTGGGCCTGGTACGCCGCCGCAAGCGCCATCCCCCTCTGCTTGTCATCGCTGCCGCTGATGGCGAATGGCGCGATCGATGAAAATTCGCTGCTCGACCCGGCCCAAAAGAAGCCGATGATCGAGCCCACCACGATGCAGGTCACCAGCACACCGGCGATCGCGATGGCGTATCCGCGCACCTCGTCCAGCGAGGGCATATGGTCCTGCCAAAAATCCGAGATGCTCTGATCCTGGCTTCGCAGCCAGAAAAAGGCGATGATGGAAATGGCAAGACCCGCGGCCAGAACAACCACCCCTGAGTCCAGATTCTTGACCGAGGAGAACAGATCCCGCAGGCTGGATTCCTCGCTCTGCCATGCCGCTGCGAGGACCTTCCAGAGCGCGATCGCCACTACGACCGCGAACAGCGCGAGTCCGGCTATCATGGCGATTTGTTGGAGTTTGCCCAGCGACGGCCACGGGCCGGAATCGGCGACTGGACGAAACCGGAAAAAGTAGATTGCGATAGCGAGCGCCGCCAAAGCCAAGGCTAGAAATATAAACCCGGGAAAATTGCCCGCTGCCTTCGCATCGCTCATGATTCCGCCCCCCGCAATATTGCTGAGCGCTTGACGGCCGATGCCTGCTGAATTACGGCGCCGCGGCGCTTTTCTTAAAGTTGATTACTGAAAAAATCGCATCCGAAAGATGAGTATGTCATCCCGAATGGCGTCAGGCAATGCGCGGGGTCGGGATCGCGATGCCACGGCAGCACCGGGCGTCGCGCCGCAGGATCAGGTCATGCTGCCCGGCATGAAGCAGCGGATATAGAGCCCGCCCACGCCGTCCCGGATCGGCCAGACCATGGTTCGGCCGACGCGGTTCGGCTCGGTGATGACGGCTTCGTCAGGTACATTGACCCACTCGCCATC
This genomic window contains:
- a CDS encoding DUF3775 domain-containing protein, translated to MRKVPNLSISPEKAFFIVAKARQTDDKATESDLASGLGDDDAVFGLEDHSKKTDRSELSTFIRGLNVDEQIDLVALMWLGRGDGDLDNWRDLRSEASRVHNNRTASYLIGTPMLADYLEEALSQFGKSFEDFEEHL
- a CDS encoding VOC family protein, with the protein product MPIVTWDHVHLRSPDPEATAAWLEDVLGGVIIRGPGRIDVKLGGANLFIAPVTAGDGVNTPPVTPYQGLDHFGLTVKDIDAVAAEIKAKGVEFTKEPTTIRPGVRICFIRGPQGISIELLERDKKYA